tgagtGCAATAGACAATACTAAACAGCTATCAATTGTGGATATACGCAATTATATGCTGCAGAACGACGGCAAAGTGACAAACCATGCGCTGGTTAAGCATTTCAAGAAATATctaacgcacacacaaagtgAGTCAGACTTCCCAAAACATTGATGACTGCGTATGACGTTAACTAcgcaaagcaacagcaacaacctgTTGCATTCAACTAAATCAcaactgcaatttgcatttatgatATTTACAGATGAAGCTGAGGCACGCAAACGTTTCAAAACATATGTGACGTTGCTTTCGAcgattaaaaatgaaaacaatcaaaaatatttgatactTCGTAAAAAGTATATCAACGAGTGTCCAGCCGACGATGTCGTGGAACGAGCCGTGGAAGCAGCTGGAAATGCTTCAGTGCCTTCCAGTCCAGGTGCCAGTTCCATAGTGTCTATGAACGACAGTGTTGCGTCGCCTTTGAGGCAACCGCCGCCCTACAAAGCTCCACCCGAGGTGCAATCTCCTCCTGTGGCATCTGCTCCAGTGGTAAGTGCTCCTGTGGCAGCTCCTCCAGTGGCCGCTCCTCCAGCGGCCGCCACTGGAGTTGCAGTTCATCGGGAGCAGGTGGAAAGCTATCGCGAGTGCGTCAATGAGTTTACAGTCGCCATGCAACGTATTGATCCAGCGCGTCTCGAGCTGCAACCGACAACGACGCCTGAAGTCGAAGCAGAAGTGGAAACGCCCAAGAAATCGGAGGCTAAGTCCATATCGCGTGGTAATTCACTGGATGAGACTGCAAACAAGGAGAATATACCACGTTTCTCCTTTTCATCGGGTGCTTCTACCGACAGTTCGGCCGCAGAGAAAGTCTCAGGTGCCGAGGGCGATGTGGCCGAGAATCCCATGAGTGTTAAAGAGGCGACGCGTAAATTCAATCGCATGGCATCTGAGGAAGAGGCTAAAATCATCTCACCACCCGCCAAAAAGAAGCCAGAGAAGGTAGGCAAAGACTCCACTATAAACATATAAGTAATATTCTTTCCGGTAAACCGGTTTTGGATTTGTCTTTGGAGTGTAGAATGCGGGTTGTGGGTGCAAAAACGTATCGTCTCGCATCgtttgctgcctgctgcccaGCGCATCCAAGTTGTCTCTCTACCTAGACCCCATTTCCTGTGGGAATTGTTTATACTGGGGAATCTGTCTGTcgattttcttcttttttcccCTGTTCATCTACAAagagtttaaatatttaccttATGACGCAAGAACTTTATGTTTGCATTGCTCAAAAATAGCTAAATGAATTCTTAGCTAActagtactatatatagtattttatctTTGAGATCAGTTCACTTGTTTTCAAAAGCTTCAATATCTTGTCAGAATGAGGGTCTGTTCTCAGTCACTCGTTTCTTGCTCGAGTGGAACTGCTGGCTTGTGACCAAACCGCTTAAACTTCACAGACTTGACACCAGCACATTTGAACATAGTAAATCCCATTAAGTTTATTCGTGGGCACATAAAATGTAAGTTTCATAAAATGGCCAAACACCCGCTGCAAAAGGTCTTAAACTCACGACTTTTTGACCCATTTAGTTATTGTGTCTGCCCATTCTTCTGTTATTTTTCCGTTAGAATTGTACTTTGAGAATAATATAGTTTTATGTTGTGATATAGTATTATGTAGAATAAGTTTAACCTCTCCCTAATATATCATTTCACTCATAAATTCTTACTATGATAAAGCGCAATTTTGTATAACTTCTAATATGCACTTTAACAGAgctttttaatgaattttgagAATAGTGTGACCAAGAATGTATTGTCATTTCTAACGaaagtttttataaaatttgataatttcagATTAGAAAAGATTAAATTACTAAATTCactattcaatattaaattgaattctttaaaaattattcatgAATTTTTTGTGaaaccttttcttttttcttatacaataataaatcgGCATATAATTGCACATTTAAAGACATTAGATTTGTTCCtaattatatgaaaaatgttatttccatttttatattttgaatagtttCCAATTACTGAGACTaattatttcgttttcttcCGAGTCTTTACATGTTTTTAGCAAATGAGTTTAGTAATTTGTTCTTGACAagatttagaatatttttagagTTGTTGTAGTAAGCAAATGAGTTGCATTCAACTAGTAATAGATAGAATGCACATGTAGATATATTTCTGTATCTTCGGCCACTGCAGATGTCTGGCAATAAAAGGCGACAACATGTTGAAATTTGTCAAGCGTTACGAGAAAATCGCTTGAACGAAAGGAAATGTTGCCGAGCTAAAGATGCCGGCAATTACAATTGGGTTGAATTGTCAAACAACTGTCATCCACTCAGAGCTGTCAATCAAAAGAATTTGGGTTTTTAGGCATAAGGTATAGGCGAGTGCATAAATCATCCTAGCGAAGAACATCGACCAGAagaagtgtgtgcgtgtgtatctTTACCCAATGCAACAACACATTGATGCATGATACTCAGTCTCAATCTCTCAGTTAGACAGTCGCAGCAGTAGAAATACGTCAAACTCAGATTGTCAACTGCACGTCAAGCGCTATAAAAACTACTCACTAAAATACACTAAAGGCAACAGCATCGACTTAAGTGCCTATTTGTGAAGCCAACAGATATACAGATACTTCTACACCATCCAAGTATGTTACATGACCATGAGATGCGAGTGCATATAAGGAAACGACTAAGAACTTTGTGTTTATCTTCAGTTTCTCACGTTTTTCATGTTTCCGGATTAATGCTGCCCAATTACATACATCAAATAGGAAGCGTATATCACTCCTCGAAAAAGTCAAGAGAaactaaaaacataaaaacatttttattcttaGTTTATTTTGCACAAAACCACAGATTGACTATTTTTGTACTCGCTCAAGATAATTCagaattttgttaaaaacgtcaaattcaaatatttattgagtaCCTAAACTTTGGCAAACTTGATAAAAGCAATCTTCATAAGACATTGCATTTCCAAGTTCAAAACTCTGAAcctattaaatttatttgttataaaaagaaagagtTCGCCCATAACAACGTTCTATCATCAAGAAAGTAGACAGCTTGTAATACTGCCAATCATTGTAATCGACTGAACAGTAAACTAtgaaaattgttaacaaatcTGTTCGCTAACAAGATAATTcaacataaaatattgaaaagaaaaattaaaaagcagaCGGCGCCAACAATCTTAAAGGTAACGAATTGCTTGACggattttttgtttaatcaaaaaaattattaatcatCAAGAAAGCCAAAAAGGAAAGTGCCAAATCATTCATGAAAGAGTTTTGAAATGGGATCTCGATCATCTTCCCAAtgcacaagcacacacaactACATATACgatatgatatataatattatattttcccGCGATATAAGGCTGAACAGTCTGACGTATCCATCAGATCCATCAATATGAACCGTGAAATTTTGGCGCCGCAACTGTAATGATTGTAATAGCTACGGGCTGATCTGGCTGGCGATCTAGCTGATCAATTAAATTCGATTCGAGCGTTTTTAATTAGCCCAATGAGTTGGCAGTTTGTGCATTTAGTCAGCACCCACTGTCCGTATTTTAGCTATTGATTAATGTGCGTGTGTCGAGGCAATGTTTGAAATTAAACCTTACTTGTTACACGTTGTTGTTATCAGCATAAAACTCATTATTAGTAatgttaaaacaaatatttatttagacgACAACACGCTTGCATGCGAGAAGGAGACAGCTATTGATTAATTGAACTAGTTAGTATGTAAAGTTACCTTGAACTGTGGCTGTGCTGTTCTCGCACACATGCTATCTTTAACACTCTTCTTCTGCATTGAACAAAACTCTCTTTGCTAGAAGCTTGAATTCGCTCTCTGCTTTCATTTGACTACATGAATGTAGATCGCCTGATGGCAATTCGCCTTTAAGCGAATTTTACTAAGTGCTGATAAACTAGCTTGCGAATGTAAACCATGTAAATTCATGATGTCAACAGCTAACTTCTTCATGAATGGGAAGTGTTTATAAAATGTTCTCTACTTTAAAATACGGTTATCGCATAGTTTTCATTAAAGAACTTTAAAGCGATAACTTTGACTCCTTTTCATTGCGGATTAACTTTAAATACATCGAAATGAAGAGTGACTGTAGCATCAAACAAaccacatatatttttattaacccAGAAGGTACTTTGGTGGCCAGATCCGTGTCCcaatatgcatattaaaatccCAAACTGAGGACAGTTGGACACACAGATAGGAAAAGAGTGGGAGCGATAGAAGAGAAAAAGAGGAAGAAAGAGAGTGGGAGACAAAGACGGAATGAAACcctttttgcataaaaacAAGTTGGTGAAACATGTTAACATAGCCAATAAGCAGCAATAGAAATTAGTTAGGCAAAGCTATTCTCATCACGGCCAGGCCAACCACAAAGGAcccaattaaaaatgtaaggAAACAAACCAAaagttgttattgctgttaaACAACAACGCAGTGTGTCCCGAAGCGGTTAAATTTACAACAGTAACAATGTCGAGCGTCGTCAATGCCACACAGTCCCTGCCCCATGCCACTGCCACCGATGGTGCCGCCTCCACACacccaacgacgacgacgacaacggcaTTGGCATTGGATGGAAACACAGTGTGCTCGGAACGGACAATGGCAAACATGACCATTTTGTGGCTTCATCCGTTTTTCAAGGGAGCCAAAGGTAAGTTTCGGGAGGCAAACGCAAACACAGAAAGGACACAACGCAGCAAGGAGCAGCGCACAGGACATGGCCATGGTCGGGACTCGGTTTGCAGGGCTGCTCTCTGCTCTCGGTTGCGGCTTGGCGGTGGTGGAGGACAACAACGGCCAGCAGTGTGATATAATATCTTGCATAAAGGGACACACAGGACATAAGAAAGCCAGGCAACAAACAAGCGATTGGGGAGAAATGAGCAAATAGACAAGGTCCCAGCCAACTCGCTTTCGCTGCTCTTTCTGCTCGACTTTATGCTCTCCAACTTGTAACGTAGTTGGGTATGCTAAAAGAGGGACTTTGTATGTAACGAAACAATGTAATTGAATAGAGAGATTAGTGATCACCAATCAAGATTAACTCGAGAGTTAAGAAAACTTGTTGGCTGTCTGTCTATACGCTGCTATACTTCAACAGatctttaaatgtttaaactaTGAAATTTATGGAACATATTTCAAATGGGTTTACATAGATCTAGTATAAAATCTAGCCAAGCTCTTAGCTTTACTTGCAAGTAAATGGAGAATACTTAGTCTCCTGACCGTCCAACCATAGACTTTACGGAACATTAAAGTCTATGAGaactaaagcaacaaaactAACAGACTTTACTCGAATATAACTTATGCAGATTGAccttattttaaactttagaGAATTTGATTAGATTTCACGTTTTTTCCCATAATCAATTTgcctttgtttattttaatatgtctTTGCCTAGCGAGTTATCCACTGTCGATCAGTCTCAACTTTAACGTGCTTGCTCACTTTTTTTATGCTGGCAGTTTGCAAGCCGTAAAAGGCAACATATACTCCATGCAATGACGAATGTGGGTGGGCTTCGCGTTGAATGGTGGGGGACCGTAGAGAGGATTGTCGAGGGTTTGGACTGTGGGCGGGTCTGTTCTTTTGTTTAGCATTGACATGGCCACTTTGCCTGGGGCCTTACTTTTCAATGTTTGTCCTGTTATGTTTCCGAGCTGTTCAGTTGCTGTTTCAGTTGGCTCGccctcaactcaactcaattccACTCAACTCGAGCTCACCTTGTTTGTCGTTGTGTTGTTCGGGGGATTCCCCGCTTTCTCGATTCGGCAGTCGGCACACACTCGATGTTCGGTATTCGGCATTTTGCAAATGGCGGACACGTTTACCTGAGCCCGCGGGGGTGGCGAATAATTGGAAAAATGCTGCCGAGCTAAGCTCAGAGCTCTGAAGCAACTGAAGCGAGGCACTTGGCAAAGTCAAGTGGCGTGTAaatacgagtacgagtatgaaatgaaagaaagcaGCGAGTGAGCGGAGCATCGTGTGGCACACGCACTCGTGCCACATCCTGCGGGCTAAGCGCCGCATCCGTGTATCCTTTTTGCAACACAATGGCAAATGGCGCTCAGgtaaacacagcaacaacaagagtaagagggcaacaacaatgaacattttgtactcttttGGCCTCTTCTCCTGCATCTTGTTAGCATCGCGAACATTATGCGAATGGATAATTAGTTGCCGAAAATGTTTTCCGCGCTCGTAAATATAAGGCACACATGTTTGCCTCTTGTTCCACCCCAGCTCCCGCTCCCTTTCCTTTCTTCTTTCACTTTTGGtgccacatgtgtgtgtgtgcgtttgccCCTCGCTCATTAGAGTGCTCATTATCAGTAGGAATGCGTGGTGGCCCACACCCACTACGATGCCACGATGCCTCTCCACTCTGGAGTCCCGAGAAATGTGTAAATCAccgacaacaaaaaaccaaatgagAACAACAACTTGCGCCGGGGGTTACGTTTTTGGGTATTTATACCCGGCAGGCTGTGATTAGAAGGGTGTGTTCAGTTTATATTACCCGAGTTAATATAATATGTGACTTAGAGTTTAAGGTTTTAACTTTTTAGTAATAATAGAATCAAATCATCCCTGTACATTATTCCCTCTGCTACTCATATCCAAACTTCTATGCCTACTAAATAGATTAACAATGCTCTTATTATGCCCATACATTTCAATATTGTTTGCGATTTCAGCAACGACCCTCATATCACAAAATGCgaatttttatagttttagtACGCACGAtagtaaacatatttttaatcatccctgaaaatttcattagttcatttgtattacaaataaatggaTTATCAGTTAAAGCAAGTCTATCGGGTATCTCTCAGTCAACCACACCCTTCCGTCGCTTTCCTTACTTGCTGTTGAGATGGCAGGGGATGCGATGGCTCCCAGTctatttcacatttcaaaagaaagaaaagaaccCGTCGCACAATCTGCCTAAAGCACGCgcctaataaataaaaattattaccTTCATAATTATGGGAAGAacatggcgatggcgacgttGAATGCGTGCGCATAATTATGCTCAGCTTTTACAGCAGCCCCTTTcccccaccaccaccaccCACAACCCTTGGTTGCCGCAAAGATTGGCGCACACAttagacaacacacacacacacaccacactcaacatgtgtgtgtttggaacATGGATTCTAAGACGCGTTGCTCATGTGTGTTGGCGTTAATGCTTTCAATGGGCTTTCTATGTTTTATTcccgttgttgttcttttttttgtttttggtatttgtttgttgccacTTCACACCCCTTTACCCCCACCCCTTCTAACTCCTAGTTCAAACTTCCGCTAAAAGCTGCCGCTACAAcatgtataattaatttatgcccTATGGTTGCCATTGTCTTTTTATGTCGTTTTTTTCCACAGCAATTAATTGAGGAAAAGGATGCCGCGGAGGTGACACTGGCACATCCCAAGGCTAAGGAATGGATTGTAGCTATGGCCAAAGCTAATTACCAGGAGTTGGCCAAGCTAGCTACCGATGATCCAGTGCTCGTCAAGCTACAAGTAAGTAACAGTTAAAACTATTTACTTATAGTATTTAAGTCCAATTCCCTTCTTTGATACTCAGTTTACTTCCCAAGCAAAAGATCGACCTCGAATTATCTGAAATTTGCTCTAACAAATAAAGACAAGTACAAACTATTCATAAGCATTAATTACGACAAATTAAGCAGCAACGCGTTGTTTTTGCCATGTCGAACAACTTTTAAAAATGCGAGAAAAATATAATGACAGCCGCGTcgagcaacggcagcaacgtGCACCAAGGCatagcgacaacagcagcagcggcagcggtggTGCCACAGTTGCTGTGACAATTAATTGTGAAATATGTTTTCAGAATTTTTAGCACTTGTAGTGCATGTTTCTGAAGTGGGCGTCGTTCCGCTGTTTCTCGCGTGGGCCTCAAACACGCTCCAATCGCCATTAGACAAGGCGGCACTAGCCCGACACTGCAAGAgttgaccaaaaaaaaagtttgaaaaaACCAacgaataaaatgaaaaaaaataaataactctCTAAGATTTGCTAGCCGAACAGATATCCTGCGTGCAGGAATTTAGGCTCCGAGCTCGACGAATTTAAACGTAATTTATAGCAAATTTTTCACTGTTTGTACTTGTCCGATCCCGTaggaaaaaaatgtttatttaacaaacatacacaatattaggataatttaatttaattatttaatttatgaaattgaaaatggtcTGTATAAGAAATGGAAAGTCTCCTATTGTTATAGTCTTCGAGATCAAAGAGCTTAAAATAAATGGATGGCGATACTTTCCTTTTATACCTTAATACCTCCGCTTCTTAAAAGTCATGAGTCACattttttccaaaaatatttaattttataataaagtaaaaagtataaatagcTCAGTTATCAGGTGTTAGagatgtatatataattgattGATCCCTTGTAATTATTGGCACCGAGATCAAAGAGTTTAAATTGTATCTTTGTAAAGAGAGATCTATTCCTGTCTTCCTTGTTTTTTtcagcatataaaatataatacaaatttaaattatatatttaaaaaagaaatgaaaagttctaaatatagtataatcGGCTGCAAGTTTTATACGTTTAAGCAGACTAACAGTTGAGCAAACTGTCGTAGAAACGCGGTTACACCAACGCGTCTATAAATAACATGCCGATAATAAAGCACCTGTTACTGTTTGCCGCTTATTGCTGAGGACATGATTGCttaaaaacttataaaaattaaaaatcaattataagTATAAGATGATAGGTTGTGTATAGAATGGAATGATCAATTTTGCGATTTGTATGTTCTAGATGCTGGATCTTAAATTAGATAAGATGTAATGCTGATTCAAAATTCGTGGTCTACCATTGAAATTTCCTCACTTTCCTTAACAATACCCTTTTCGCAATACTCACAGGGTATAGCATGAAAAGGATAGCCCTTGGTACAAGTAATTTCCATTTCGGGTACAAGCATTTGACAGAACAACACGTGTTTATATTTGTTCTCTCATCACAATGATTTCGTTCtctgtttcttgttgtttttgtcgctTTTTTCTGAACATGCACTAAGAACACATGTTTAACTAAGTTCTTAGTGTAGATACTTTGCATATGCTTAGTGCTAGTTGTACAATCTCGTCGTCGTATATATTGAAAAGTCGGCCACAATTTGAATTGAGGTGCTTCATAAATGTCGGAAATTGTTAAGAATTCAGCCACAGAGATAGACGAGGGGTGGATCGTTTGTGGTTTCTCTGTGGGGTAACTTATTGTTGTATataaatgtcaaattaaaTGCCTATAAATTAACTTGCACccgaaaatattataaacaacttttctattttttacaCCACTCACAACGGAAGAATTACGGGTGGGCGATCCCTCTCTATGAGAAAAACTCTATGTTTTCCCCTAAAAATATGTGCTAAAAGAGTCGAGAATAATCTGTGTGTTTTCGAGGCGTCGTGTGTCTCTCAATTAGACGAAAATTTTCGGTTACAACATGCGAGTATTTTTGTTGAGTCCCATGTCCCCAAGACCCTCGGCTCTCTGACCCCGGCCCCCGGCCCCTGCCCCTGGCGTCGGCACAAACGGAAGATGATTTATGCCAGCCGCAAGCGAACATGCCTGCCATTGAGGGTTTGGGTCCAAGGCAGTGTCCCAACATCCAGCATCCAACATAATCCAGTGGTGGCAATCCAACAATCCGACTCGTAAACGAGCATTATGCTCCAACTTATGCGAACTAATTGCCGTACAAAATGCAATGTTCCCGGAAATAATGGATTCCGCAACgccttgtatgtgtgtatatatgcaAATCTTGAGAGGCATAAGTGCAATCAATTAATCGCGTGCATCATCCACACCACGCCAAGTGCGATCGAGGGTTGGGGGCATGGGGAATCTGCTCATTAGCGGCGCTTGCAATTCCTCGAATCACTGAAATCGCAACGAGACGGAAATAGCCATAAATCAGAGCACAATTGTCACTTAGCCTAATGTCTCAACTTCGGGGCATCCAAAGAGAACCGAAAAAGTATTCACTCGCAGTGCCAGCGATTCCATATTTTATGGCCAGTTTACGaacaaagagagaaataaatcGCATCGGTTCCACGCAATTCAAGCACATCTTATACTCATCCTAATATTATCgaatgttaaatgttaattgttttgtaGATTTATTATAATGTGAAGACTATagaatttccattttttattCCAATTCCTATTGAACTGAAGTCAATAATTTTTACCATGTCGagaattcaaaaaatatataatttgataaattttgcATGTTCTTCTCTATCCGTCTTATACTTATCTTAATATTGTCGACTTTATTATAATGGTATTATTAAAGGTTCTCcacattttatttctattctcAATGATAATTCCGATAATATACTTTTACTGGGGCTGTGGTGcttcattaattttaactttatttgcttgatatgaaaaatacttggaattttttaatttcattattaaaaccCACTAAAATACTATctcacatttttaaatttctttagcTAGGAGAGAAACTAAGCGTATGATTTTGTGTAGTATCCAATAGTAAGGAATTATAGGATACCAGGCTAAATTATATACTTAGTTTGGTCGAACTGTCTTCCCTGGTGTATTTATGTCCAAAGTTCTATCCCAAATCTCGCCAGTTTCTAGTAACCTCTTCGGGTGACTCAGAGACTGTCTGGCAGAGTAGAGTCCACGACTGTGGTCTAGTCTGGTCAAGTGCATCCCGCATGCAGAGCTCGTATTGGCTGCTTGTTCTGCCTGCCGTTAGATGTTGTGTTTGCATTccaagtttaattaaatttctagcTTCATACGTGGCGACAATCAGCCATCGACGATGGCTGTGCTGAGCTGGCCTGTTAGCACAGCATTCATGCTGGCCATAACACAGAGAAACATGGCCATAACACTCTGCCTGGCATTTACAACGGACATTCGAATTCGAGTTACACTCTTGACCTGCCAAATGGACTGACGCGACTTCCTCTTCCCTTTTCCCCCAACTCCTCCACTTTTCGCTCTGTGGCGCATGCAAAGCGATtgatgtatatgtatatatgctcAGACATATAGTTGGGCATGCTACAGAGCCTGGCTAATAGTTATggtagtagttgtagttgtagctgtagTTACTGCAGCGGCTTATAAAATGTTACAagttttgtattaattaaaaactttggcTCGTCTCATACCTTTaccaatttatattttcatttgctgttaTGTTTCAATTCATGTAtggaaatatatacatatatgcaacTAACGGTGTAAGTGGGAGAGTGTGTAAGTaaatacacagagagaaaaatgaaattatatgaaatgatGTTTCGAATGGAAGCGAAGCGATTTCTTCACAATATCTATGCTATCCACTGTCTATGTCAttctacataaataaaaaactgctaC
This is a stretch of genomic DNA from Drosophila albomicans strain 15112-1751.03 chromosome 3, ASM965048v2, whole genome shotgun sequence. It encodes these proteins:
- the LOC117567399 gene encoding fibrous sheath CABYR-binding protein isoform X1 — its product is MSAIDNTKQLSIVDIRNYMLQNDGKVTNHALVKHFKKYLTHTQNEAEARKRFKTYVTLLSTIKNENNQKYLILRKKYINECPADDVVERAVEAAGNASVPSSPGASSIVSMNDSVASPLRQPPPYKAPPEVQSPPVASAPVVSAPVAAPPVAAPPAAATGVAVHREQVESYRECVNEFTVAMQRIDPARLELQPTTTPEVEAEVETPKKSEAKSISRGNSLDETANKENIPRFSFSSGASTDSSAAEKVSGAEGDVAENPMSVKEATRKFNRMASEEEAKIISPPAKKKPEKQLIEEKDAAEVTLAHPKAKEWIVAMAKANYQELAKLATDDPVLVKLQDPATVSRHTTKF
- the LOC117567399 gene encoding fibrous sheath CABYR-binding protein isoform X2, with the protein product MSAIDNTKQLSIVDIRNYMLQNDGKVTNHALVKHFKKYLTHTQNEAEARKRFKTYVTLLSTIKNENNQKYLILRKKYINECPADDVVERAVEAAGNASVPSSPGASSIVSMNDSVASPLRQPPPYKAPPEVQSPPVASAPVVSAPVAAPPVAAPPAAATGVAVHREQVESYRECVNEFTVAMQRIDPARLELQPTTTPEVEAEVETPKKSEAKSISRGNSLDETANKENIPRFSFSSGASTDSSAAEKVSGAEGDVAENPMSVKEATRKFNRMASEEEAKIISPPAKKKPEKQLIEEKDAAEVTLAHPKAKEWIVAMAKANYQELAKLATDDPVLVKLQFTSQAKDRPRII